The Macaca fascicularis isolate 582-1 chromosome 11, T2T-MFA8v1.1 genome includes a region encoding these proteins:
- the DDX51 gene encoding ATP-dependent RNA helicase DDX51 isoform X1, producing MSLFYVARYQGPEAAAAAGREGAEAGAHGRARALLERLQSRARERQQQREPAPTEAAAPTEPATRKRRRPRRRRRVNGAESGSPEARQGKRRKADGEDAGAESSEDAPGEPSSGSSEDAPGEPSSGSSEDAPGERSASAEAAPDGRALEEAAGPLVPGLVLGGFGRRKAPKVQPFLPRWLAEPSCVRKNVNEDLVPIEDIPEVHPDLQKQLRAHGISSYFPVQAAVIPALLESAACGFLVGRGGYRPSDLCVSAPTGSGKTLAFVIPVVQALLSRVVCHIRALVVLPTKELAQQVTKVFNIYTDATPLRVSLITGQKSLAKEQESLVQKTADGFRCLADIVVATPGRLVDHIDQTPGFNLQQLRFLVIDEADRMIDSMHQSWLPRVVAAAFQSEDPTDPCALLQRRQAQDVTAASTCCPQMPLQKLLFSATLTQNPEKLQQLGLHQPRLFSTGLAHRGLEDTDGDGDSGKYAFPVGLTHHYVPCSLSSKPLVVLHLVLEMGFSKVLCFTNSRENSHRLFLLVQAFGGVDVAEFSSRYGPGQRRRILKQFEQGKIQLLISTDATARGIDVQGVELVVNYDAPQYLRTYVHRAGRTARAGKMGQAFTLLLKVQERRFLQMLTEAGAPELRRHELSSKLLQPLVPRYEEALSQLEESIKEEHKQRAA from the exons ATGTCGCTATTCTACGTCGCGCGGTACCAGGGCCCCGAGGCGGCAGCTGCGGCGGGGCGGGAGGGCGCGGAGGCCGGGGCCCACGGCCGGGCCCGCGCGCTGCTCGAGCGGCTGCAGAGCCGGGCCCGCGAACGGCAGCAGCAGCGGGAGCCCGCGCCGACCGAGGCGGCTGCACCGACCGAGCCGGCGACCAGGAAGCGACGGCGgccccggcggcggcggcgggtgAACGGCGCGGAGTCGGGCAGCCCGGAGGCGCGGCAGGGAAAGCGACGGAAGGCGGACGGCGAGGACGCGGGCGCAG AAAGCAGCGAGGATGCGCCGGGGGAGCCCAGCTCAGGGAGCAGCGAGGATGCGCCAGGGGAGCCCAGCTCAGGGAGCAGCGAGGATGCGCCGGGGGAGCGCAGCGCCAGCGCCGAGGCGGCCCCAGACGGACGGGCCCTGGAGGAGGCGGCCGGACCCCTGGTCCCCGGCCTGGTGCTGGGGGGGTTCGGGAGGAGGAAGGCGCCGAAG GTCCAGCCTTTCCTGCCAAGGTGGCTGGCTGAGCCCAGCTGTGTCAGAAAGAACGTCAACGAAGATCTGGTTCCTATCGAGGACATCCCTGAGGTCCACCCTGACCTGCAGAAGCAGCTGCGGGCACATGGCATCTCGTCCTACTTTCCAG TCCAGGCAGCTGTGATTCCTGCCCTCCTGGAGAGCGCGGCCTGTGGGTTTCTGGTGGGCAGAGGCGGCTACCGGCCTAGCGACCTCTGTGTTTCTGCCCCGACAGGCAGTGGGAAGACACTGGCCTTCGTCATTCCTGTGGTGCAG GCTCTGCTGTCCAGAGTGGTCTGCCACATCCGTGCCCTGGTCGTGCTGCCCACCAAGGAGCTGGCCCAGCAG GTGACCAAAGTTTTCAACATCTACACGGATGCCACACCTCTGAGAGTCTCCCTGATTACGGGACAGAAGTCTCTGGCCAAGGAGCAGGAGAGCCTCGTCCAGAAAAC CGCTGACGGGTTCCGCTGCTTGGCTGACATCGTGGTAGCCACCCCCGGCCGCCTGGTGGACCACATCGACCAGACCCCAGGATTCAACCTCCAGCAGCTCCGCTTCCTG GTCATCGACGAGGCTGACCGGATGATTGACAGCATGCATCAGTCCTGGCTGCCACGGGTGGTGGCGGCTGCCTTCCAGAGTGAGGACCCCACGGACCCCTGTGCCTTGCTCCAGCGAAGACAGGCCCAGGATGTGACAGCCGCCAG TACCTGCTGTCCGCAGATGCCCCTGCAGAAGCTGCTCTTCTCGGCTACTCTGACCCAGAACCCCGAAAAGCTGCAGCAGCTGGGCCTCCATCAGCCCCGGCTTTTCTCCACAGGGCTGGCACACAGGGGCCTAGAAGATACAGATGGGGACGGGGACTCGGGGAAGTATGCCTTCCCTGTTGGGCTCACG CACCACTACGTGCCCTGCAGCCTCAGCTCTAAGCCGCTGGTTGTCCTGCACCTGGTCCTGGAGATGGGCTTCTCGAAGGTTCTCTGCTTCACTAACTCCCGAGAGAACTCCCACAG GCTCTTCTTGCTGGTGCAGGCCTTTGGGGGTGTGGACGTGGCTGAGTTCTCCTCGCGCTACGGCCCTGGCCAGAGGAGGAGGATCCTGAAGCAGTTTGAACAGGGGAAGATCCAGCT CCTCATCAGCACGGATGCCACCGCCCGAGGCATCGATGTGCAGGGTGTGGAGCTGGTGGTGAACTATGACGCCCCCCAGTACCTGAGAACCTATGTGCACCG GGCTGGGAGGACGGCCCGCGCTGGGAAAATGGGACAGGCCTTCACGCTGCTCCTGAAAGTGCAG GAGAGGAGGTTCCTCCAGATGCTGACTGAAGCTGGGGCGCCTGAGTTGCGGCGGCACGAGCTCTCCAGCAAGCTGCTGCAGCCCCTGGTTCCTCGGTACGAGGAGGCCCTGTCCCAGCTGGAGGAGTCCATCAAG GAAGAGCACAAGCAGAGGGCGGCCTAG
- the DDX51 gene encoding ATP-dependent RNA helicase DDX51 isoform X2 → MSLFYVARYQGPEAAAAAGREGAEAGAHGRARALLERLQSRARERQQQREPAPTEAAAPTEPATRKRRRPRRRRRVNGAESGSPEARQGKRRKADGEDAGAESSEDAPGEPSSGSSEDAPGEPSSGSSEDAPGERSASAEAAPDGRALEEAAGPLVPGLVLGGFGRRKAPKVQPFLPRWLAEPSCVRKNVNEDLVPIEDIPEVHPDLQKQLRAHGISSYFPVQAAVIPALLESAACGFLVGRGGYRPSDLCVSAPTGSGKTLAFVIPVVQALLSRVVCHIRALVVLPTKELAQQVTKVFNIYTDATPLRVSLITGQKSLAKEQESLVQKTADGFRCLADIVVATPGRLVDHIDQTPGFNLQQLRFLVIDEADRMIDSMHQSWLPRVVAAAFQSEDPTDPCALLQRRQAQDVTAASTCCPQMPLQKLLFSATLTQNPEKLQQLGLHQPRLFSTGLAHRGLEDTDGDGDSGKYAFPVGLTHHYVPCSLSSKPLVVLHLVLEMGFSKVLCFTNSRENSHRLFLLVQAFGGVDVAEFSSRYGPGQRRRILKQFEQGKIQLLISTDATARGIDVQGVELVVNYDAPQYLRTYVHRRGGSSRC, encoded by the exons ATGTCGCTATTCTACGTCGCGCGGTACCAGGGCCCCGAGGCGGCAGCTGCGGCGGGGCGGGAGGGCGCGGAGGCCGGGGCCCACGGCCGGGCCCGCGCGCTGCTCGAGCGGCTGCAGAGCCGGGCCCGCGAACGGCAGCAGCAGCGGGAGCCCGCGCCGACCGAGGCGGCTGCACCGACCGAGCCGGCGACCAGGAAGCGACGGCGgccccggcggcggcggcgggtgAACGGCGCGGAGTCGGGCAGCCCGGAGGCGCGGCAGGGAAAGCGACGGAAGGCGGACGGCGAGGACGCGGGCGCAG AAAGCAGCGAGGATGCGCCGGGGGAGCCCAGCTCAGGGAGCAGCGAGGATGCGCCAGGGGAGCCCAGCTCAGGGAGCAGCGAGGATGCGCCGGGGGAGCGCAGCGCCAGCGCCGAGGCGGCCCCAGACGGACGGGCCCTGGAGGAGGCGGCCGGACCCCTGGTCCCCGGCCTGGTGCTGGGGGGGTTCGGGAGGAGGAAGGCGCCGAAG GTCCAGCCTTTCCTGCCAAGGTGGCTGGCTGAGCCCAGCTGTGTCAGAAAGAACGTCAACGAAGATCTGGTTCCTATCGAGGACATCCCTGAGGTCCACCCTGACCTGCAGAAGCAGCTGCGGGCACATGGCATCTCGTCCTACTTTCCAG TCCAGGCAGCTGTGATTCCTGCCCTCCTGGAGAGCGCGGCCTGTGGGTTTCTGGTGGGCAGAGGCGGCTACCGGCCTAGCGACCTCTGTGTTTCTGCCCCGACAGGCAGTGGGAAGACACTGGCCTTCGTCATTCCTGTGGTGCAG GCTCTGCTGTCCAGAGTGGTCTGCCACATCCGTGCCCTGGTCGTGCTGCCCACCAAGGAGCTGGCCCAGCAG GTGACCAAAGTTTTCAACATCTACACGGATGCCACACCTCTGAGAGTCTCCCTGATTACGGGACAGAAGTCTCTGGCCAAGGAGCAGGAGAGCCTCGTCCAGAAAAC CGCTGACGGGTTCCGCTGCTTGGCTGACATCGTGGTAGCCACCCCCGGCCGCCTGGTGGACCACATCGACCAGACCCCAGGATTCAACCTCCAGCAGCTCCGCTTCCTG GTCATCGACGAGGCTGACCGGATGATTGACAGCATGCATCAGTCCTGGCTGCCACGGGTGGTGGCGGCTGCCTTCCAGAGTGAGGACCCCACGGACCCCTGTGCCTTGCTCCAGCGAAGACAGGCCCAGGATGTGACAGCCGCCAG TACCTGCTGTCCGCAGATGCCCCTGCAGAAGCTGCTCTTCTCGGCTACTCTGACCCAGAACCCCGAAAAGCTGCAGCAGCTGGGCCTCCATCAGCCCCGGCTTTTCTCCACAGGGCTGGCACACAGGGGCCTAGAAGATACAGATGGGGACGGGGACTCGGGGAAGTATGCCTTCCCTGTTGGGCTCACG CACCACTACGTGCCCTGCAGCCTCAGCTCTAAGCCGCTGGTTGTCCTGCACCTGGTCCTGGAGATGGGCTTCTCGAAGGTTCTCTGCTTCACTAACTCCCGAGAGAACTCCCACAG GCTCTTCTTGCTGGTGCAGGCCTTTGGGGGTGTGGACGTGGCTGAGTTCTCCTCGCGCTACGGCCCTGGCCAGAGGAGGAGGATCCTGAAGCAGTTTGAACAGGGGAAGATCCAGCT CCTCATCAGCACGGATGCCACCGCCCGAGGCATCGATGTGCAGGGTGTGGAGCTGGTGGTGAACTATGACGCCCCCCAGTACCTGAGAACCTATGTGCACCG GAGAGGAGGTTCCTCCAGATGCTGA
- the DDX51 gene encoding ATP-dependent RNA helicase DDX51 isoform X5 has protein sequence MSLFYVARYQGPEAAAAAGREGAEAGAHGRARALLERLQSRARERQQQREPAPTEAAAPTEPATRKRRRPRRRRRVNGAESGSPEARQGKRRKADGEDAGAESSEDAPGEPSSGSSEDAPGEPSSGSSEDAPGERSASAEAAPDGRALEEAAGPLVPGLVLGGFGRRKAPKVQPFLPRWLAEPSCVRKNVNEDLVPIEDIPEVHPDLQKQLRAHGISSYFPVQAAVIPALLESAACGFLVGRGGYRPSDLCVSAPTGSGKTLAFVIPVVQALLSRVVCHIRALVVLPTKELAQQVTKVFNIYTDATPLRVSLITGQKSLAKEQESLVQKTADGFRCLADIVVATPGRLVDHIDQTPGFNLQQLRFLVIDEADRMIDSMHQSWLPRVVAAAFQSEDPTDPCALLQRRQAQDVTAARAGTQGPRRYRWGRGLGEVCLPCWAHAPLRALQPQL, from the exons ATGTCGCTATTCTACGTCGCGCGGTACCAGGGCCCCGAGGCGGCAGCTGCGGCGGGGCGGGAGGGCGCGGAGGCCGGGGCCCACGGCCGGGCCCGCGCGCTGCTCGAGCGGCTGCAGAGCCGGGCCCGCGAACGGCAGCAGCAGCGGGAGCCCGCGCCGACCGAGGCGGCTGCACCGACCGAGCCGGCGACCAGGAAGCGACGGCGgccccggcggcggcggcgggtgAACGGCGCGGAGTCGGGCAGCCCGGAGGCGCGGCAGGGAAAGCGACGGAAGGCGGACGGCGAGGACGCGGGCGCAG AAAGCAGCGAGGATGCGCCGGGGGAGCCCAGCTCAGGGAGCAGCGAGGATGCGCCAGGGGAGCCCAGCTCAGGGAGCAGCGAGGATGCGCCGGGGGAGCGCAGCGCCAGCGCCGAGGCGGCCCCAGACGGACGGGCCCTGGAGGAGGCGGCCGGACCCCTGGTCCCCGGCCTGGTGCTGGGGGGGTTCGGGAGGAGGAAGGCGCCGAAG GTCCAGCCTTTCCTGCCAAGGTGGCTGGCTGAGCCCAGCTGTGTCAGAAAGAACGTCAACGAAGATCTGGTTCCTATCGAGGACATCCCTGAGGTCCACCCTGACCTGCAGAAGCAGCTGCGGGCACATGGCATCTCGTCCTACTTTCCAG TCCAGGCAGCTGTGATTCCTGCCCTCCTGGAGAGCGCGGCCTGTGGGTTTCTGGTGGGCAGAGGCGGCTACCGGCCTAGCGACCTCTGTGTTTCTGCCCCGACAGGCAGTGGGAAGACACTGGCCTTCGTCATTCCTGTGGTGCAG GCTCTGCTGTCCAGAGTGGTCTGCCACATCCGTGCCCTGGTCGTGCTGCCCACCAAGGAGCTGGCCCAGCAG GTGACCAAAGTTTTCAACATCTACACGGATGCCACACCTCTGAGAGTCTCCCTGATTACGGGACAGAAGTCTCTGGCCAAGGAGCAGGAGAGCCTCGTCCAGAAAAC CGCTGACGGGTTCCGCTGCTTGGCTGACATCGTGGTAGCCACCCCCGGCCGCCTGGTGGACCACATCGACCAGACCCCAGGATTCAACCTCCAGCAGCTCCGCTTCCTG GTCATCGACGAGGCTGACCGGATGATTGACAGCATGCATCAGTCCTGGCTGCCACGGGTGGTGGCGGCTGCCTTCCAGAGTGAGGACCCCACGGACCCCTGTGCCTTGCTCCAGCGAAGACAGGCCCAGGATGTGACAGCCGCCAG GGCTGGCACACAGGGGCCTAGAAGATACAGATGGGGACGGGGACTCGGGGAAGTATGCCTTCCCTGTTGGGCTCACG CACCACTACGTGCCCTGCAGCCTCAGCTCTAA
- the DDX51 gene encoding ATP-dependent RNA helicase DDX51 isoform X3 has translation MSLFYVARYQGPEAAAAAGREGAEAGAHGRARALLERLQSRARERQQQREPAPTEAAAPTEPATRKRRRPRRRRRVNGAESGSPEARQGKRRKADGEDAGAESSEDAPGEPSSGSSEDAPGEPSSGSSEDAPGERSASAEAAPDGRALEEAAGPLVPGLVLGGFGRRKAPKVQPFLPRWLAEPSCVRKNVNEDLVPIEDIPEVHPDLQKQLRAHGISSYFPVQAAVIPALLESAACGFLVGRGGYRPSDLCVSAPTGSGKTLAFVIPVVQALLSRVVCHIRALVVLPTKELAQQVTKVFNIYTDATPLRVSLITGQKSLAKEQESLVQKTADGFRCLADIVVATPGRLVDHIDQTPGFNLQQLRFLVIDEADRMIDSMHQSWLPRVVAAAFQSEDPTDPCALLQRRQAQDVTAASTCCPQMPLQKLLFSATLTQNPEKLQQLGLHQPRLFSTGLAHRGLEDTDGDGDSGKYAFPVGLTHHYVPCSLSSKPLVVLHLVLEMGFSKVLCFTNSRENSHRLFLLVQAFGGVDVAEFSSRYGPGQRRRILKQFEQGKIQLLISTDATARGIDVQGVELVVNYDAPQYLRTYVHR, from the exons ATGTCGCTATTCTACGTCGCGCGGTACCAGGGCCCCGAGGCGGCAGCTGCGGCGGGGCGGGAGGGCGCGGAGGCCGGGGCCCACGGCCGGGCCCGCGCGCTGCTCGAGCGGCTGCAGAGCCGGGCCCGCGAACGGCAGCAGCAGCGGGAGCCCGCGCCGACCGAGGCGGCTGCACCGACCGAGCCGGCGACCAGGAAGCGACGGCGgccccggcggcggcggcgggtgAACGGCGCGGAGTCGGGCAGCCCGGAGGCGCGGCAGGGAAAGCGACGGAAGGCGGACGGCGAGGACGCGGGCGCAG AAAGCAGCGAGGATGCGCCGGGGGAGCCCAGCTCAGGGAGCAGCGAGGATGCGCCAGGGGAGCCCAGCTCAGGGAGCAGCGAGGATGCGCCGGGGGAGCGCAGCGCCAGCGCCGAGGCGGCCCCAGACGGACGGGCCCTGGAGGAGGCGGCCGGACCCCTGGTCCCCGGCCTGGTGCTGGGGGGGTTCGGGAGGAGGAAGGCGCCGAAG GTCCAGCCTTTCCTGCCAAGGTGGCTGGCTGAGCCCAGCTGTGTCAGAAAGAACGTCAACGAAGATCTGGTTCCTATCGAGGACATCCCTGAGGTCCACCCTGACCTGCAGAAGCAGCTGCGGGCACATGGCATCTCGTCCTACTTTCCAG TCCAGGCAGCTGTGATTCCTGCCCTCCTGGAGAGCGCGGCCTGTGGGTTTCTGGTGGGCAGAGGCGGCTACCGGCCTAGCGACCTCTGTGTTTCTGCCCCGACAGGCAGTGGGAAGACACTGGCCTTCGTCATTCCTGTGGTGCAG GCTCTGCTGTCCAGAGTGGTCTGCCACATCCGTGCCCTGGTCGTGCTGCCCACCAAGGAGCTGGCCCAGCAG GTGACCAAAGTTTTCAACATCTACACGGATGCCACACCTCTGAGAGTCTCCCTGATTACGGGACAGAAGTCTCTGGCCAAGGAGCAGGAGAGCCTCGTCCAGAAAAC CGCTGACGGGTTCCGCTGCTTGGCTGACATCGTGGTAGCCACCCCCGGCCGCCTGGTGGACCACATCGACCAGACCCCAGGATTCAACCTCCAGCAGCTCCGCTTCCTG GTCATCGACGAGGCTGACCGGATGATTGACAGCATGCATCAGTCCTGGCTGCCACGGGTGGTGGCGGCTGCCTTCCAGAGTGAGGACCCCACGGACCCCTGTGCCTTGCTCCAGCGAAGACAGGCCCAGGATGTGACAGCCGCCAG TACCTGCTGTCCGCAGATGCCCCTGCAGAAGCTGCTCTTCTCGGCTACTCTGACCCAGAACCCCGAAAAGCTGCAGCAGCTGGGCCTCCATCAGCCCCGGCTTTTCTCCACAGGGCTGGCACACAGGGGCCTAGAAGATACAGATGGGGACGGGGACTCGGGGAAGTATGCCTTCCCTGTTGGGCTCACG CACCACTACGTGCCCTGCAGCCTCAGCTCTAAGCCGCTGGTTGTCCTGCACCTGGTCCTGGAGATGGGCTTCTCGAAGGTTCTCTGCTTCACTAACTCCCGAGAGAACTCCCACAG GCTCTTCTTGCTGGTGCAGGCCTTTGGGGGTGTGGACGTGGCTGAGTTCTCCTCGCGCTACGGCCCTGGCCAGAGGAGGAGGATCCTGAAGCAGTTTGAACAGGGGAAGATCCAGCT CCTCATCAGCACGGATGCCACCGCCCGAGGCATCGATGTGCAGGGTGTGGAGCTGGTGGTGAACTATGACGCCCCCCAGTACCTGAGAACCTATGTGCACCG GTGA
- the DDX51 gene encoding ATP-dependent RNA helicase DDX51 isoform X4, whose product MSLFYVARYQGPEAAAAAGREGAEAGAHGRARALLERLQSRARERQQQREPAPTEAAAPTEPATRKRRRPRRRRRVNGAESGSPEARQGKRRKADGEDAGAESSEDAPGEPSSGSSEDAPGEPSSGSSEDAPGERSASAEAAPDGRALEEAAGPLVPGLVLGGFGRRKAPKVQPFLPRWLAEPSCVRKNVNEDLVPIEDIPEVHPDLQKQLRAHGISSYFPVQAAVIPALLESAACGFLVGRGGYRPSDLCVSAPTGSGKTLAFVIPVVQALLSRVVCHIRALVVLPTKELAQQVTKVFNIYTDATPLRVSLITGQKSLAKEQESLVQKTADGFRCLADIVVATPGRLVDHIDQTPGFNLQQLRFLVIDEADRMIDSMHQSWLPRVVAAAFQSEDPTDPCALLQRRQAQDVTAASTCCPQMPLQKLLFSATLTQNPEKLQQLGLHQPRLFSTGLAHRGLEDTDGDGDSGKYAFPVGLTHHYVPCSLSSKPLVVLHLVLEMGFSKVLCFTNSRENSHRPLGVWTWLSSPRATALARGGGS is encoded by the exons ATGTCGCTATTCTACGTCGCGCGGTACCAGGGCCCCGAGGCGGCAGCTGCGGCGGGGCGGGAGGGCGCGGAGGCCGGGGCCCACGGCCGGGCCCGCGCGCTGCTCGAGCGGCTGCAGAGCCGGGCCCGCGAACGGCAGCAGCAGCGGGAGCCCGCGCCGACCGAGGCGGCTGCACCGACCGAGCCGGCGACCAGGAAGCGACGGCGgccccggcggcggcggcgggtgAACGGCGCGGAGTCGGGCAGCCCGGAGGCGCGGCAGGGAAAGCGACGGAAGGCGGACGGCGAGGACGCGGGCGCAG AAAGCAGCGAGGATGCGCCGGGGGAGCCCAGCTCAGGGAGCAGCGAGGATGCGCCAGGGGAGCCCAGCTCAGGGAGCAGCGAGGATGCGCCGGGGGAGCGCAGCGCCAGCGCCGAGGCGGCCCCAGACGGACGGGCCCTGGAGGAGGCGGCCGGACCCCTGGTCCCCGGCCTGGTGCTGGGGGGGTTCGGGAGGAGGAAGGCGCCGAAG GTCCAGCCTTTCCTGCCAAGGTGGCTGGCTGAGCCCAGCTGTGTCAGAAAGAACGTCAACGAAGATCTGGTTCCTATCGAGGACATCCCTGAGGTCCACCCTGACCTGCAGAAGCAGCTGCGGGCACATGGCATCTCGTCCTACTTTCCAG TCCAGGCAGCTGTGATTCCTGCCCTCCTGGAGAGCGCGGCCTGTGGGTTTCTGGTGGGCAGAGGCGGCTACCGGCCTAGCGACCTCTGTGTTTCTGCCCCGACAGGCAGTGGGAAGACACTGGCCTTCGTCATTCCTGTGGTGCAG GCTCTGCTGTCCAGAGTGGTCTGCCACATCCGTGCCCTGGTCGTGCTGCCCACCAAGGAGCTGGCCCAGCAG GTGACCAAAGTTTTCAACATCTACACGGATGCCACACCTCTGAGAGTCTCCCTGATTACGGGACAGAAGTCTCTGGCCAAGGAGCAGGAGAGCCTCGTCCAGAAAAC CGCTGACGGGTTCCGCTGCTTGGCTGACATCGTGGTAGCCACCCCCGGCCGCCTGGTGGACCACATCGACCAGACCCCAGGATTCAACCTCCAGCAGCTCCGCTTCCTG GTCATCGACGAGGCTGACCGGATGATTGACAGCATGCATCAGTCCTGGCTGCCACGGGTGGTGGCGGCTGCCTTCCAGAGTGAGGACCCCACGGACCCCTGTGCCTTGCTCCAGCGAAGACAGGCCCAGGATGTGACAGCCGCCAG TACCTGCTGTCCGCAGATGCCCCTGCAGAAGCTGCTCTTCTCGGCTACTCTGACCCAGAACCCCGAAAAGCTGCAGCAGCTGGGCCTCCATCAGCCCCGGCTTTTCTCCACAGGGCTGGCACACAGGGGCCTAGAAGATACAGATGGGGACGGGGACTCGGGGAAGTATGCCTTCCCTGTTGGGCTCACG CACCACTACGTGCCCTGCAGCCTCAGCTCTAAGCCGCTGGTTGTCCTGCACCTGGTCCTGGAGATGGGCTTCTCGAAGGTTCTCTGCTTCACTAACTCCCGAGAGAACTCCCACAG GCCTTTGGGGGTGTGGACGTGGCTGAGTTCTCCTCGCGCTACGGCCCTGGCCAGAGGAGGAGGATCCTGA